The following proteins are co-located in the Primulina tabacum isolate GXHZ01 chromosome 11, ASM2559414v2, whole genome shotgun sequence genome:
- the LOC142518763 gene encoding LOW QUALITY PROTEIN: potassium channel AKT2/3-like (The sequence of the model RefSeq protein was modified relative to this genomic sequence to represent the inferred CDS: inserted 1 base in 1 codon) produces MFCAMKIMESDKNEEGKGVQNEDESKNSTGFKNLSKIIVPPLGTSYTSQFNDSDGRIISPMDSRYRCWETVMVLLVAYSAWVSPYEIAFLKPDPSTPLYIADKVVDFFFAIDIVLTFFVAYIDPNTQFLVTDSRKIATRYLSTWFIMDALSTIPFETIAFLISGEHQLSVAYSALGVLRLWRLRRVNSFFTRLVFMDQKDIRFSYFWVRCARLLFVTLLLVHCAACVAYLIADRYPDKENTWIGXSNPNFKNESLRIRYISALYWSVTTMATVGYGDIHAVNSLEMVFIILYMLLNLGLTSYIIGNMTNLVVEGTRRTMEFRNSIEATSSFVSRNRLPQRLKGKIMAYMCLRFKAERLNQQKLIEQLPKPLCISIQQHLFLPTLEKVYLFRGVSREILLFLIADMKAEYVPPREDIIVQNEASSDDIYVIVSGEVEMVECETEKEQVFRVFKSGDVFGEFGAFCFSPQKFTYRTKTISQLLRLKTSSLTEAVKTREKDYVIMVKNYLQHHKMLEDLHIRDSFLGDVEDNGDSNASINLLSVASTGNALFLDELLDSGFDPDVGDVNGRTPLHIATSNGHKDCVLVLLKHACSLYLKDSKGNTALWDAIAAKRHSIFDILYSWDSISDLCVAGDLLCTAAKRNNVIVIKDLLEHGFHVDSKNSSGTTPIQVANIENHVEMMKFLLINGAEAEEIVKNKFYPLNSNRILQELDVGHRVVMPKTSKRAVVSSGGNEQRCNSETSESHCSWRIIIYRGNPGSCRTTSCSAEPGRLIRLPSSVAELKTVAGRKFGFDATNASLWNEEGAEIDSIEVIRDNDKVFIVESRHIIW; encoded by the exons ATGTTCTGCGCAATGAAAATAATGGAGTCCGACAAAAATGAAGAGGGAAAGGGAGTCCAAAATGAGGATGAATCAAAAAACTCGACAGGTTTCAAgaatctttccaagattattgtCCCCCCATTGGGTACTTCTTATACTTCACAGTTTAATGATTCTGATGGTAGAATTATCTCCCCCATGGATTCAAGATACAG GTGTTGGGAGACAGTAATGGTACTTTTGGTGGCATACTCTGCATGGGTATCTCCCTATGAAATCGCATTTCTAAAACCCGATCCAAGCACACCACTATACATAGCAGACAAGGTTGTGGACTTTTTTTTTGCGATCGATATCGTCTTGACGTTTTTCGTCGCCTATATCGACCCAAATACACAATTCTTGGTTACAGATTCGAGAAAAATTGCTACAAG GTACCTATCAACTTGGTTTATAATGGATGCTCTCTCAACAATCCCATTTGAGACAATAGCTTTCTTGATTTCCGGCGAGCATCAACTCTCCGTCGCTTACTCCGCCCTAGGAGTCCTTCGATTGTGGCGTCTCCGTCGAGTCAACTCATTTTTTACCAGGTTAGTTTTCATGGACCAAAAAG ATATCAGATTCAGCTATTTTTGGGTCAGATGTGCTAGACTCTTGTTT GTAACACTTCTGTTAGTGCATTGTGCTGCGTGTGTGGCCTACTTGATAGCAGACAGATATCCAGACAAAGAAAACACATGGATTG TTTCCAATCCAAATTTCAAGAACGAAAGCCTTCGGATTAGATACATTTCAGCACTATATTGGTCCGTCACCACAATGGCCACAGTTGGCTATGGGGATATCCATGCTGTCAACTCTTTAGAAATGGTTTTCATCATCCTCTACATGCTCTTGAATCTCGGCTTGACGTCTTATATCATCGGTAACATGACTAACTTGGTAGTCGAGGGCACACGAAGAACCATGGAGTTT AGAAACAGCATTGAGGCCACATCAAGTTTCGTGTCTCGAAACCGGTTGCCACAAAGATTGAAAGGGAAAATAATGGCTTATATGTGCCTGAGATTCAAAGCAGAGAGATTGAACCAGCAGAAGCTCATTGAACAGCTCCCAAAACCATTATGTATAAGTATCCAGCAGCACTTGTTCTTGCCTACTCTAGAGAAGGTTTACCTCTTCAGAGGCGTTTCTAGGGAGATTCTTCTTTTTCTG ATTGCGGATATGAAAGCAGAATATGTGCCTCCAAGAGAGGACATTATAGTACAGAACGAGGCATCATCAGATGATATTTATGTTATTGTGTCTGGAGAAGTAGAAATGGTAGAATGTGAAACAGAGAAAGAACAAGTTTTCCGGGTTTTCAAATCCGGAGACGTTTTTGGAGAATTTGGAGCATTTTGTTTTAGTCCTCAAAAGTTTACATACCGAACAAAGACGATTTCGCAGCTGCTCAGGCTCAAAACAAGCTCACTTACTGAAGCAGTGAAGACCAGAGAAAAAGACTACGTAATCATGGTTAAAAACTATCTTCAG CATCACAAAATGCTCGAAGACTTACATATTCGGGATTCGTTTCTTGGAGATGTGGAAGACAATGGTGACTCTAACGCGTCGATTAATTTGCTGAGTGTAGCAAGTACCGGAAATGCGCTGTTTCTTGATGAGTTACTCGATTCAGGATTCGACCCTGATGTTGGAGACGTCAACGGAAGGACCCCATTG CATATTGCAACTTCAAACGGGCACAAAGACTGTGTTTTGGTGCTGCTGAAGCATGCTTGTAGCTTATATCTGAAAG ATTCGAAAGGAAACACAGCTTTATGGGATGCCATAGCAGCAAAGCGACATTCCATATTCGATATACTGTACAGTTGGGATTCCATCTCCGATCTTTGTGTGGCCGGTGACCTTTTATGTACAGCAGCAAAAAGAAATAACGTAATAGTGATAAAAGATTTGCTTGAACATGGATTTCATGTGGACTCCAAGAATAGCTCTGGAACGACTCCGATTCAGGTTGCAAACATAGAAAACCATGTGGAAATGATGAAATTTCTTCTGATAAATGGTGCTGAAGCCGAAGAAATAGTTAAAAATAAGTTTTATCCATTAAACTCGAATCGAATTCTTCAAGAGTTAGATGTAGGACATCGTGTAGTCATGCCCAAGACATCGAAAAGAGCTGTTGTCTCATCAGGAGGAAACGAGCAGAGATGTAATTCTGAAACATCCGAGTCGCATTGTTCTTGGAGGATCATTATATACAGAGGAAATCCGGGAAGCTGTAGAACGACAAGTTGCTCAGCCGAGCCGGGGAGGTTGATTAGGTTGCCAAGCTCAGTGGCTGAGCTCAAGACTGTTGCAG GTCGAAAATTCGGATTTGATGCCACTAATGCATCATTATGGAATGAAGAAGGCGCTGAGATCGACTCAATCGAAGTGATAAGAGATAATGATAAGGTGTTTATAGTCGAGAGTCGGCATATAATTTGGTGA